A window of Pomacea canaliculata isolate SZHN2017 linkage group LG3, ASM307304v1, whole genome shotgun sequence contains these coding sequences:
- the LOC112559494 gene encoding LOW QUALITY PROTEIN: beta-1,4-mannosyltransferase egh-like (The sequence of the model RefSeq protein was modified relative to this genomic sequence to represent the inferred CDS: inserted 1 base in 1 codon): MAPSSAHSNESDVHSREEGDEGSVTCNKIKHVLCVVLLAAIIYINISALTYSSPDAASFNVEEHLWQVVVVHFIRLLVLFTVPFSLFNFFGIVGLNTFPRRPRLQRSPLLAPFLCFRVVTRGLFPKLVHENIQRNLGVCSHLELQNFIFEVVTDEPLQLPRSSRVREVVVPRDYRTRHGSLFKARXLQYSLEPEVDILAEDDWIVHLDEETVLTEEALVGIINFVAEGRHDFGQGVITYSKDHIVNWVTTLADSVRVGVDYGSLRFTLKVLHRPIFSWKGSFIVANSAAEKRVSFDHGPESSIAEDCFFAMVAFKLGYSFGFVDGEMLEKSTFTFRDYVHQRKRWMQGIYLTALSCQLPLRYKLGPVLMTVCSLCLPLTTLNMLLTILYPVPVWLWLNCSVGFCSSMIVFLFVLGTMKSFSIRRYGVLRCSLFVLSTLACSILIIVFENVASILAFWTPSKHEFYVVKKEVRSRDIVL, encoded by the exons ATGGCGCCATCGTCTGCCCACAGCAACGAGAGCGATGTACACTCCAGGGAGGAGGGCGACGAGGGTTCGGTGACCTGCAACAAGATTAAGCACGTACTGTGCGTGGTTCTCCTCGCTGCCataatatatatcaatatatctGCCTTGACTTACAGCTCACCCGACGCCGCCTCCTTCAACGTGGAGGAGCATCTCTGGCAGGTGGTGGTCGTGCACTTCATTCGCCTGCTGGTTCTCTTCACCGTGCCCTTCAGCCTGTTTAACTTCTTCGGCATCGTCGGCTTGAACACTTTCCCACGCCGGCCGCGCCTGCAGCGCTCGCCGCTCCTAGCACCTTTCTTGTGCTTCAGGGTGGTGACGCGCGGCCTCTTTCCCAAGCTGGTCCACGAAAACATCCAGCGCAACCTCGGCGTGTGCAGCCACCTGGAGCTGCAGAACTTCATCTTCGAGGTCGTGACCGACGAGCCCCTGCAGTTGCCCAGGAGCAGCCGCGTGCGGGAAGTGGTGGTGCCGCGCGACTACCGCACACGACACGGTTCGCTCTTTAAGGCGC CCCTGCAGTACAGTCTGGAGCCCGAGGTGGACATTCTGGCCGAGGACGACTGGATCGTACACCTCGACGAGGAGACGGTACTGACGGAGGAAGCCCTGGTGGGCATCATTAACTTTGTGGCCGAAGGCCGGCATGACTTCGGACAGGGCGTCATCACCTACAGCAAGGACCACATCGTCAACTGGGTAACGACGCTGGCCGACAGCGTGCGGGTGGGCGTGGACTACGGGTCTCTGCGCTTCACGCTGAAGGTCCTGCACCGGCCCATCTTCAGCTGGAAGGGATCTTTCATTGTAGCCAACTCCGCTGCCGAGAAGAGAGTCTCCTTTGACCATGGGCCAGAGTCTTCCATCGCCGAGGACTGCTTCTTCGCCATGGTCGCCTTCAAGCTGGGATACAGTTTCGGCTTTGTGGACGGGGAGATGCTGGAGAAGAGCACCTTCACCTTCCGGGACTACGTGCATCAGCGCAAGCGCTGGATGCAGGGTATCTACCTGACGGCCCTCAGTTGCCAGCTGCCCCTGCGGTACAAGCTGGGGCCCGTGCTCATGACGGTGTGCAGCCTGTGCCTGCCGCTGACTACCCTCAACATGCTGCTGACCATCCTGTACCCGGTGCCCGTGTGGCTTTGGCTCAACTGCAGCGTGGGCTTCTGCTCCAGCATGATCGTTTTTCTCTTTGTGCTGGGCACGATGAAGTCTTTCAGCATCCGTCGCTATGGCGTTCTCCGCTGTTCACTCTTCGTGCTGTCCACCTTGGCCTGCTCTATTTTAATCATTGTCTTCGAGAATGTGGCCTCCATTTTGGCCTTCTGGACGCCTTCGAAACACGAGTTCTACGTTGTGAAGAAGGAGGTTCGCAGTAGGGATATCGTCCTGTAG